The proteins below are encoded in one region of Telopea speciosissima isolate NSW1024214 ecotype Mountain lineage chromosome 10, Tspe_v1, whole genome shotgun sequence:
- the LOC122643776 gene encoding sugar transport protein 8-like yields the protein MVVSGGAAAEGKTTAYVIISAIMAAFGGLMFGYDNGIAGGVTSMDDFLEKFFHSVYEKKLRAHENNYCKYDNQFLQLFTSSLYISALVFSFVASYLCNKFGRRLTMRLAGVFFLVGALLDGFAVNLPMLIIGRVLLGAGVGSANQSVPLFISEIAPANIRGALNILFQLCVTIGILVANLVSYFVSKIHPYGWRIALGLAGVPAVILLLGSLVITDTPTSLVEREKFEEGRTTLMKIRDTANVDTEFDQIVHACELAKQVKDPYGKLMKRPSRPPLVISVFIQIFQQFTGINAIMFYAPVLFQTVGFKSDASLLSAVITGLVNVFSTLVSVYAVDRAGRRALLIQGAVQMFISQSIIGILLVKDLKPTGSLGHTEAIIIVLLVCLFVMSFAWSWGPLGSLIPSETFPVQTRTAGFAFAVSSNMLCTCYPMSYASCWQKLMETGVELDRAGLYVITHEHSDGRPVDDIARDIFGHDESTLQGNPSSVASRNATSSQQGNIQQTQNLVNQGGGKTIAKFPNSLKLGRHGPSQDPNKEHSTTSRV from the exons ATGGTGGTAAGTGGCGGGGCAGCCGCCGAAGGGAAGACGACAGCTTATGTGATTATAAGTGCAATAATGGCTGCGTTTGGAGGTTTAATGTTTGGTTATGACAATGGAATTGCAG GAGGAGTAACGTCCATGGATGACTTCTTGGAGAAATTCTTTCATAGTGTATACGAAAAAAAACTGAGAGCACATGAGAACAACTACTGCAAATACGACAATCAATTCCTGCAATTGTTCACTTCGTCCTTGTACATTTCCGCCCTCGTCTTCAGCTTTGTGGCGTCCTATCTCTGTAATAAATTTGGTCGACGCCTCACCATGCGCTTAGCTGGTGTCTTCTTTCTCGTCGGTGCTCTTCTAGACGGTTTCGCCGTCAACCTCCCAATGCTCATCATTGGTCGTGTCCTCCTCGGTGCTGGTGTGGGTTCCGCCAATCAG TCTGTTCCACTGTTCATATCGGAAATCGCTCCAGCCAATATCCGAGGGGCGTTGAACATTCTGTTTCAACTGTGCGTGACTATAGGAATCCTGGTAGCGAATTTAGTGAGCTACTTCGTGTCCAAAATCCATCCTTATGGATGGAGGATAGCTCTAGGCCTTGCAGGGGTGCCTGCAGTCATTCTTCTCCTGGGCTCCTTGGTCATCACTGACACCCCAACCAGTCTTGTCGAACGTGAGAAGTTCGAAGAAGGGAGAACCACACTCATGAAGATCAGAGATACAGCAAATGTCGACACGGAATTCGATCAGATCGTTCATGCCTGCGAGTTGGCTAAACAAGTGAAGGACCCATATGGAAAACTCATGAAACGTCCCAGCCGTCCTCCATTGGTGATTTCCGTCTTCATTCAAATCTTTCAGCAATTCACAGGAATTAACGCAATCATGTTCTACGCACCTGTACTTTTCCAAACCGTGGGTTTTAAGAGCGATGCTTCATTGCTATCAGCCGTCATCACTGGTTTAGTTAATGTGTTTAGCACTTTGGTTTCTGTCTATGCCGTTGATAGGGCTGGAAGAAGGGCTTTGCTCATTCAAGGAGCCGTTCAGATGTTCATCTCCCAG AGTATTATTGGGATTCTTCTAGTGAAGGATTTAAAGCCCACAGGATCTTTAGGGCATACCGAAGCCATTATTATAGTCTTGCTGGTGTGTTTGTTCGTGATGAGCTTTGCCTGGTCATGGGGACCCTTGG GTTCGTTGATTCCTAGTGAAACCTTCCCTGTTCAGACAAGGACAGCAGGATTTGCTTTTGCTGTGAGCTCTAACATGCTTTGCACATGTTATCCTATGAGCTATGCAAGCTg CTGGCAGAAG TTGATGGAAACTGGGGTGGAGCTAGACCGTGCTGGTTTATATGTAATTACTCATGAACATAGTGACGGACGTCCTGTAGATGACATTGCAAGAGATATATT TGGTCATGATGAGTCAACACTACAAGGGAATCCCTCTTCTGTAGCAAGTCGTAATGCTACTTCATCTCAACAAG GAAATATCCAACAAACTCAAAATTTAGTCAATCAAGGAGGTGGTAAGACAATTGCAAAGTTCCCTAATAGTTTAAAGCTTGGGAGGCACGGACCTAGTCAAGATCCGAACAAGGAGCATTCAACTACTAGTCGAgtctag
- the LOC122643775 gene encoding sugar transport protein 8-like has protein sequence MPAAMVVSGGAGAEGKTTVYVIVSAIMAAFGGLMFGYDNGIAGGVTSMDDFLEKFFHDVYEKKLKAHENNYCKYDNQFLQLFTSSLYISALIFSFVASFLCKKFGRRLTMRLAAVFFLVGALLDGFAVNLPMLIIGRVLLGAGVGSANQSVPLFISEIAPANIRGALNILFQLCVTIGILVANLVSYFVSKIHPYGWRIALGLAGVPAVMLCLGSLVITETPTSLVEREKFEEGRTTLMKIRDTANVDTEFDQIVHACELARQVKDPYGKLRKRPSRPPLVISVFIQIFQQFTGINAIMFYAPVLFQTVGFKNDASLLSAVITGLVNVFSTLVSIYAVDRAGRRALLLQAAVQMFISQSIIGILLLKDLKPTGSLGHTEAIIIVLLVCLFVMSFAWSWGPLGWLIPSETFPLETRTSGFACAVSSNMFCTFIIAQSFLSMLCAMQSGIFFFFAAWILVMGLFAFFLIPETKGVPVDDMIERVWKKHWYWKRYMQDEDPDEDQKQSKLEMAQSSSRS, from the exons ATGCCGGCTGCAATGGTGGTAAGTGGCGGCGCAGGCGCCGAAGGGAAGACGACAGTTTATGTGATTGTAAGTGCAATAATGGCTGCGTTTGGAGGCTTAATGTTTGGTTATGACAATGGAATTGCAG GAGGAGTGACGTCCATGGATGACTTCTTGGAGAAATTCTTTCACGATGTATACGAAAAAAAACTGAAAGCACATGAGAACAACTACTGCAAATACGACAACCAATTCCTGCAATTGTTCACGTCGTCCTTGTACATTTCCGCCCTCATTTTCAGCTTTGTGGCGTCCTTTCTCTGTAAAAAATTTGGTCGACGCCTCACCATGCGCTTAGCTGCTGTCTTCTTTCTCGTCGGTGCTCTTCTAGACGGTTTCGCCGTCAACCTACCAATGCTCATCATTGGTCGTGTCCTCCTCGGTGCTGGTGTGGGTTCCGCCAATCAG TCTGTTCCACTGTTCATATCGGAAATCGCTCCAGCCAATATCCGAGGGGCGTTGAACATTCTGTTTCAACTGTGCGTGACTATAGGAATCCTGGTAGCGAATTTAGTGAGCTACTTCGTGTCCAAAATCCATCCTTATGGATGGAGGATAGCTCTAGGCCTTGCAGGGGTGCCTGCAGTCATGCTCTGCCTGGGCTCCTTGGTCATCACTGAGACTCCAACCAGTCTTGTAGAACGTGAGAAGTTCGAAGAAGGGAGAACCACACTCATGAAGATCAGAGATACAGCAAATGTCGACACGGAATTCGATCAGATCGTTCATGCCTGCGAGTTGGCTAGACAAGTGAAGGACCCATATGGGAAACTCAGGAAGCGTCCCAGCCGTCCTCCATTGGTGATTTCCGTCTTCATTCAAATCTTTCAGCAATTCACAGGAATTAACGCAATCATGTTCTACGCACCTGTACTTTTCCAAACCGTGGGTTTTAAGAACGATGCTTCATTGCTATCAGCCGTCATCACTGGTTTAGTTAATGTGTTTAGCACTTTGGTTTCTATCTATGCCGTTGATAGGGCTGGAAGAAGGGCTTTGCTCCTTCAAGCAGCCGTTCAGATGTTCATCTCCCAG AGTATTATTGGGATTCTTCTACTGAAGGATTTAAAGCCCACAGGATCTTTAGGGCATACAGAAGCCATTATTATAGTGTTGCTGGTGTGTTTGTTCGTGATGAGCTTTGCCTGGTCATGGGGACCCTTGGGTTGGTTGATTCCTAGTGAGACCTTCCCTCTTGAGACAAGAACATCAGGGTTTGCTTGTGCTGTGAGCTCTAACATGTTTTGCACATTCATCATAGCTCAGTCATTCCTGTCAATGCTGTGCGCCATGCAATCcggtatcttcttcttctttgctgcaTGGATCTTGGTCATGGGCCTTTTCGCTTTCTTCTTGATTCCTGAGACCAAGGGTGTGCCGGTGGACGATATGATCGAAAGAGTGTGGAAGAAACACTGGTACTGGAAGAGATATATGCAAGATGAAGATCCAGATGAGGATCAGAAACAGAGCAAGCTAGAGATGGCACAATCTTCATCGAGATCTTAG